One Lagenorhynchus albirostris chromosome 8, mLagAlb1.1, whole genome shotgun sequence genomic region harbors:
- the TNPO3 gene encoding transportin-3 isoform X3: protein MKMKIQTSFYELPTDSHASLRDSLLTHIQNLKDLSPVIVTQLALAIADLALQMPSWKGCVQTLVEKYSNDVTSLPFLLEILTVLPEEVHSRSLRIGANRRTEIIEDLAFYSSTVVSLLMTCVEKAGTDEKMLMKVFRCLGSWFNLGVLDSNFMANNKLLALLFEVLQQDKTSSNLHEAASDCVCSALYAIENVETNLPLAMQLFQGVLTLETAYHMAVAREDLDKVLNYCRIFTELCETFLEKIVCTPGQGLGDLRTLELLLICAGHPQYEVVEISFNFWYRLGEHLYKTNDEVIHGIFKAYIQRLLHALARHCQLEPDHEGVPEETDDFGEFRMRVSDLVKDLIFLIGSMECFAQLYSTLKEGNPPWEVTEAVLFIMAAIAKSVDPENNPTLVEVLEGVVRLPETVHTAVRYTSIELVGEMSEVVDRNPQFLDPVLGYLMKGLCEKPLASAAAKAIHNICSVCRDHMAQHFHGLLEIARSLDSFMLSPEAAVGLLKGTALVLARLPLDKITECLSELCSVQVMALKKLLSQEPSNGISSDPTVFLDRLAVIFRHTNPIVENGQTHPCQKVIQEIWPVLSETLNKHRADNRIVERCCRCLRFAVRCVGKGSAALLQPLVTQMVNVYHVHQHSCFLYLGSILVDEYGMEEGCRQGLLDMLQALCMPTFQLLEQQNGLQNHPDTVDDLFRLATRFIQRSPVTLLRSQVVIPILQWAIASTTLDHRDANCSVMRFLRDLIHTGVANDHEEDFELRKELIGQVMNQLGQQLVSQLLHTCCFCLPPYTLPDVAEVLWEIMQVDRPTFCRWLENSLKGLPKETTVGAVTVTHKQLTDFHKQVTSAEECKQVCWALRDFTRLFR, encoded by the exons aTATAGCAATGATGTAACTTCTCTGCCTTTTCTGCTGGAGATCCTTACAGTGTTACCTGAAGAAGTACATAGTCGTTCCTTACGAATTGGAGCTAACCGGCGCACAGAAATTATAGAAGATTTGGCCTTCTATTCTAGTACAGTGGTATCTCTATTG atgaCTTGTGTAGAAAAAGCaggaacagatgagaaaatgctTATGAAGGTCTTTCGCTGTTTGGGAAGTTGGTTTAACTTAGGAGTTTTGGACAGTAACTTCATGGCTAACAATAAGTTACTAGCACTCCTTTTTGAGGTTTTG CAACAGGATAAGACCTCATCCAACCTACATGAAGCTGCTTCAGACTGCGTATGCTCAGCTCTGTACGCCATTGAGAATGTGGAAACCAACTTGCCATTAGCCATGCAACTTTTTCAAGGAGTCCTGACATTGGAGACTGCCTATCATATGGCTGTGGCACGTGAAGATTTAGACAA AGTTCTGAATTACTGCCGTATTTTCACTGAACTGTGTGAAACTTTCCTTGAAAAAATTGTTTGTACTCCAGGCCAAGGCCTTGGGGACCTACGAACTCTAGAACTGCTTCTTATCTGTGCAGGACACCCTCAATATGAG GTAGTAGAAATTTCCTTTAACTTTTGGTACCGACTAGGGGAGCATTTATACAAAACTAATGATGAAGTTATTCATGGCATCTTCAAAGCTTACATTCAAAGGCTGCTTCATGCCTTGGCTCGCCACTGCCAGCTGGAACCAGACCAT GAGGGGGTTCCTGAGGAGACTGATGACTTTGGGGAGTTTCGGATGAGGGTGTCAGACCTGGTGAAGGACTTGATTTTCTTGATTGGGTCTATGGAGTGTTTTGCTCAG TTATATTCTACTCTGAAAGAAGGCAACCCACCCTGGGAGGTGACAGAAGCGGTTCTCTTTATCATGGCTGCTATAGCAAAGAGTGTTGATCC GGAGAACAATCCAACACTTGTGGAGGTCCTAGAAGGAGTTGTCCGTCTCCCAGAGACCGTACATACAGCTGTGCGATACACCAGCATTGAATTGGTTGGAGAGATGAGCGAAGTGGTTGATCGAAATCCTCAGTTCCTTG ACCCTGTGTTGGGCTATTTGATGAAAGGACTGTGTGAAAAACCTCTGGCTTCTGCTGCAGCCAAAGCCATTCATAACATTTGCTCTGTCTGCCGAGACCACATGGCTCAGCACTTTCATGGACTCCTAGAGATTGCCCGTTCCCTTGATTCCTTCATGTTGTCTCCAGAGGCTGCTGTGGGCTTGCTAAAAG GGACAGCACTTGTCCTAGCCAGATTACCTTTGGATAAGATTACTGAATGTCTTAGTGAACTATGTTCTGTTCAGGTTATGGCATTGAAAAAG CTGTTGTCTCAGGAGCCCAGCAACGGCATATCCTCAGATCCCACTGTGTTCTTAGATCGCCTTGCAGTGATATTTAG ACACACCAATCCCATTGTGGAAAATGGACAGACTCATCCGTGCCAAAAAGTCATACAGGAA ATATGGCCAGTTTTATCTGAGACTCTAAATAAGCACCGGGCTGATAATCGGATTGTAGAACGTTGTTGCAGATGCCTCCGTTTTGCTGTTCGCTGTGTAGGCAAAGGATCTGCAGCCCTGCTGCAGCCACTAGTCACACAG ATGGTGAATGTTTACCATGTACATCAGCATTCCTGTTTCCTGTACCTTGGTAGTATCCTTGTGGATGAGTATGGCATGGAAGAGGGCTGTCGGCAGGGACTACTAGACATGCTCCAG GCACTGTGCATGCCCACCTTTCAGCTCTTAGAACAGCAGAATGGGCTCCAGAATCACCCTGACACTGTGGACGACCTATTCAGGCTAGCCACCAG GTTTATTCAGCGTAGCCCTGTTACCTTGCTGAGGAGCCAGGTTGTCATCCCTATCTTACAATGGGCCATTGCCTCTACTACCCTGGACCACCGGGATGCCAACTGTAGTGTCATGAGGTTCCTACGAGACCTCATCCACACAGGGGTAGCCAATGAT CATGAAGAAGACTTTGAATTACGGAAAGAACTGATTGGACAGGTGATGAACCAGCTTGGACAGCAACTTGTAAGCCAGCTGCTTCACACGTGCTGCTTCTGTCTCCCCCCATACACCCTACCAGATGTGGCCGAAGTGCTCTGGGAGATCATGCAGGTTGACAGACCG ACTTTTTGTCGATGGTTAGAGAATTCCTTGAAAGGTTTGCCAAAGGAGACAACCGTGGGAGCTGTCACAGTGACACACAAACAACTTACAGATTTCCACAAACAAGTCACTAG